Genomic segment of Psychrobacter sanguinis:
CCACGCGGTGCAAGTAGCGTCTGTCAGCCACTGCGGTAACCTTGGGGCCAGGGGCAATACCAATGACTTCAATAGGTTTGCCTAAAGCATTGGTCTCTCTGACAATTTGATCCACTAGGTCTTTTAAAACGATAGGCTCTAAATCAAGTTTAGGAGACCCTTCCTCTAGCTTAGCGTAGGTTAAAATTTCATCAATAAGACCGTTTAAAGACTCGATGTCCTCATCAATATAGTCTCGCTGCATTTCCCGTGATTCTTGATCATCGGTATCCGCCAACATGTCTACTGCAAAACGAATACGGGCCACTGGCGTCCGCAGTTCATGCGATACTGCACGGGTCAACTCACGCTGTGCCTCAATCAAACGCTTGATGTGTTCGGTCATGGCATTAAAGGTAGCGGCCAATCGGGCAATCTCATCTTGACCCACCACTTGTACTCGGGTATCTAAGTTACCATCGCCGACTTCATTAACCCCAGATTGAATCAATTGCAGTTTACGCTCAAGTGGGAAAATTAACGCATAAACCCCCAAACTTATGAGGAACATGCTAATTAATACCACACTGATAATCAAATTAAAGGGAAACCATTTAAACAAACTGACTGGGCCAATAACCACTGCCATATTTTCCAGTTCAGACGGTGCAATAATTTTAATAGAAGAGTCATCTGATCGTGTGCTGTCGCGGAAAAGCATTACCACTTCATCTCGATCTAGACGGCGCAGCTGATCGTCATCCAACTCCAATTTATCAACGTTTTCGATACTGAGCGGAAAAGCAAATTGCTTAGAAATTTCATTCAGGCGCTGTCTTTTACTTTTTAGATCCTTATAGTAAGACAAGTCATTTAGTAATAATACCGCCATAGCACGCACTTGTTGCTCTGTGACTTTGCTAATACGCACCGTAATAACGTTATCTTCTCCCTCAATCGGATGAAAAATATCGGCATACGCTGGCTGTGCTACGTAACGCACCACCGTTTTATTTTTTTCTAACCGTTTAAGTTCGCTAGCCTTAAAGTCAATCTTAGCTTCGGGCTGGATACTAAATTGATTGCCAAACAACTGACTAATGTCATTGAGCCAATATTCACGCTGGGTTTCTGATGACTGTTGTTGCAAACCAGAACTGACCAAATACAAGGCCCCAGTTGCTACGTTTTCCCGGTAAGCTTGAATACGTTCTTTATTGATGGTGTCTACCAATAGCTGAGCAAAAAGTGCCACAAACAGACAAACCAATAGCAGCCCTGCATAGATGCGTACAAAAATACTGTGTTTTAATGATGAGAATATTGGCATACGAAATCTAATGAATTTAATTTTGTCCTAGTTTACCCTAAATTGAGTTTTTAACCTATACAACCAATTGTCCAGAGTCCAGCCTAAATTATATAGGCTTAATGACGTTATATATTTCTATATTTTGTTGTTGTAAAAGTAGATTTGTAAAAATAGCCGACTTTAATGTCGTTCTAGCATCAAAACTTAAACAATAAAAAGGCCAGCCTAAGGCTGACCTTTTTAATTTAAAATGATGAGCAATCAATAATTACTCACCCTACGGCTTGTAGTTAAATCTAGTACTTAAATAAAGTGCTATTTAAATAAAGTGGCTTAGTTGCCTTCTTTAACAAACAAATAGCCTTTACTACGAACTGTCTTAATACGTTTTGGATTTTCTGGATCATCGCCAATCTTAGGACGGATGCGTGAAATACGCACGTCAATCGAACGATCCTGACCATCATATTCAATACCGCGTAGACGCTCAAAGATGTCTTCACGAGATAAAATACGACCAGCGTTAGAAGCCAATAACCATAAAAGGTCATATTCAGCACTGGTAAAGTCAACCAGCTCACCGTTTAGAGTAACTGAGCGGCCACCATTATCGATCACCAATTCACCAAATTCTAGGCGTTGTGGTACTTCTTCAGAAGGCGCGTTTTCAGAGCGGCGTAATAAGGCACGAATACGAGCCAATAGTACGCGAGGCTGTGCAGGTTTGGCCACATAATCGTCGGCACCCATTTCTAGACCCAATACTTGATCCATGTCTTCTGTACGAGCAGTCAACATTAGGATTGGACTATGATAGTGTGGACGTACTTCACGGCAAACTGTCAAACCATCACTACCTGGCAACATTACATCAAGTACAACCAAATCAGGTTGCTCATTAATGATACGGCGAATCGCACGGTTACCATCGGTTTCAATAGCCACATCCATGCCATTCTTAACCAAATAGTCTTGGGTTAGCATGGCCAAACGCTCATCATCTTCGACGATTAATATTCGTGGGGTTTGTTCTTCTTCATTTGTAGACATTCTTATTTCCTCAAAAAAATTAAACCTTAATCAGGGTCTTTTTTAACGTATTCAAGTCGATATATTAATAAACAGTTACAAGCCTTAGTATATATACATTAATCCATAATGTAATTAGTAATATACGTAATCTTAGCACATAAAAAAACAGCCTAGTATAGGCTGTTTGATTATTTTGATAAGCAGTTAACACTTACTCAACAGTTGACGCTAGTTGGCGTAGATTGCCTTACGCACGGTTACGATATTTTCTAATCGTTTGTAGCTGTGCCACAGACTCTGCAAGTGACGCCAATGCAGCATTTGTCTGTAAAGTTTCAGACTGATTGACAAGCATTTGCTCTGCTTGTTTACGAGCTTCAATAATCTTCGCTTCGTCTAAGTCATCTGCACGTACTGCAGTATCTGCAAGTACGGTGACAAGCTTAGGCTGAACTTCAAGAACCCCACCAGAAACATAGATAACTTCTTCGCTACCGTCTGGCAATTGGATTCTCATTGAGCCCGGCTTTAATAGTGTGATAAGTGGGGTGTGACCCGCTAAAATACCCACTTCACCTTCACTACCCGTCGCAATTAACATACTGATCTCACCAGTATAAATCTCTTCACGAGCACTCACTACTCGGCACTGTAAGGTTGCCATGCGACTCTCCGTTATTAACTCATTAACTTGCTAATTAATATACACATTAATCTTTGATAGACGATAATTTAATATCTTGTTAAGCATAGCAACATTGTGTTCAACGCTGCCATGCTTTTTTAACAACTATCTAATTAAGCTTTAGCGATTAAATTACGCTGCAGACTTCATTTTTTCAGCTTTTGCCACTACTTCATCGATGCTACCAGCCATGTAGAATGCTTGTTCTGGAAGATCATCATACTTACCGTCTAAGATGTCACGGAAGCTTGAAATAGTGTCACGTAGTGAAACGTATTTACCCGGGGCACCGGTGAATACTTCAGCAACGTGGAATGGCTGTGATAAGAAGCGCTGAATCTTACGAGCACGGTATACGACCATCTTATCTTCTTCTGAAAGCTCATCCATACCTAGAATCGCGATGATGTCTTTAAGCTCTTTATAACGCTGTAGAACTTCCTGAACACCACGAGCCACGTTATAGTGCTCTTCACCAATAACTAATGGATCAAGCTGACGTGAAGTTGAATCTAGTGGATCAATCGCTGGGTAAATACCTTGTGAAGCGATATCACGGCTTAGTACCACAGTCGCGTCTAAGTGAGCGAACGTAGTCGCTGGTGATGGATCCGTTAAGTCATCCGCAGGTACGTATACCGCTTGGATAGAAGTAATAGAGCCAGTTTGAGTGGAGGTAATACGTTCTTGTAGTACGCCCATCTCTTCCGCCAATGTTGGCTGATAACCAACCGCTGATGGCATACGACCTAGCAGTGCTGATACTTCAGTACCGGCTAGTGTATAACGGTAGATGTTATCAACGAACAATAGAACGTCTTTACCTTTACCGTTTTCATCTTTTTGATCACGGAAGTACTCAGCCATGGTTAGACCGGTTAACGCAACACGTAAACGGTTACCTGGTGGCTCATTCATCTGACCGTATACCATCGCAACTTTAGAGTTGGTGAAATTTTCAACGTCAACAACGCCTGCTTCTTGCATCTCGTGATAGAAGTCGTTACCTTCACGAGTACGCTCACCCACACCAGCGAATACTGATAAACCTGAGTGTTTAAGAGCGATGTTGTTAATCAATTCCATCATGTTTACGGTTTTACCAACACCGGCACCACCGAACAGACCAACTTTACCACCTTTAGCGAACGGGCAAAGCAAGTCAATTACTTTAATACCTGTTTCTAATAGGTCAGTGCTGTTAGCTTGTTCATCATATGAAGGCGCTTGACGGTGAATTGACCAATGATCTTCTGCATTAACTGGACCTTGCTCATCAATTGGGCGACCCAATACGTCCATAATACGACCTAGTGTCGAATCACCTACTGGTACTGTAATTGGAGCACCAGTATTGGTTACTGGTAAACCACGCTTAAGACCTTCAGTAGATCCCATTGCAATAGTACGTACCACACCATCACCCAGCTGTTGCTGAACTTCTAATGTAGTATCAGTACCATCTACGACCAACGCATCATAAACTTGAGGCACGTCAGTGCGGGTAAATTCGACGTCAATAACTGCGCCAATAATCTGTACTATACGACCGCTACTCATGGCGTTCTCCTTGAACTTCTAAAAATATAGGTATGTCAATTAGGAAACAGCAGCAGCACCGCCGACAATCTCCGAAATCTCTCGGGTAATTGCCGCTTGACGCAGCTTGTTATAAACTAACTGTAAATCATTAATTAGGTCACCAGCATTATCTGTGGCTGCTTTCATGGCTACCATACGTGCTGACTGCTCTGAAGCAATGTTTTC
This window contains:
- a CDS encoding F0F1 ATP synthase subunit epsilon encodes the protein MATLQCRVVSAREEIYTGEISMLIATGSEGEVGILAGHTPLITLLKPGSMRIQLPDGSEEVIYVSGGVLEVQPKLVTVLADTAVRADDLDEAKIIEARKQAEQMLVNQSETLQTNAALASLAESVAQLQTIRKYRNRA
- a CDS encoding ATP-binding protein, which gives rise to MPIFSSLKHSIFVRIYAGLLLVCLFVALFAQLLVDTINKERIQAYRENVATGALYLVSSGLQQQSSETQREYWLNDISQLFGNQFSIQPEAKIDFKASELKRLEKNKTVVRYVAQPAYADIFHPIEGEDNVITVRISKVTEQQVRAMAVLLLNDLSYYKDLKSKRQRLNEISKQFAFPLSIENVDKLELDDDQLRRLDRDEVVMLFRDSTRSDDSSIKIIAPSELENMAVVIGPVSLFKWFPFNLIISVVLISMFLISLGVYALIFPLERKLQLIQSGVNEVGDGNLDTRVQVVGQDEIARLAATFNAMTEHIKRLIEAQRELTRAVSHELRTPVARIRFAVDMLADTDDQESREMQRDYIDEDIESLNGLIDEILTYAKLEEGSPKLDLEPIVLKDLVDQIVRETNALGKPIEVIGIAPGPKVTAVADRRYLHRVVQNLAGNALRYADSKIIISAGVRKGDAFVTVEDDGHGIPEEDRDKVFVPFARLDDSRTRASGGYGLGLSIVSRIAFWFNGTMSVDESPKLGGARFTMRWPIKPLTQTISADQLTQEKGARKIIESDD
- the atpD gene encoding F0F1 ATP synthase subunit beta, whose protein sequence is MSSGRIVQIIGAVIDVEFTRTDVPQVYDALVVDGTDTTLEVQQQLGDGVVRTIAMGSTEGLKRGLPVTNTGAPITVPVGDSTLGRIMDVLGRPIDEQGPVNAEDHWSIHRQAPSYDEQANSTDLLETGIKVIDLLCPFAKGGKVGLFGGAGVGKTVNMMELINNIALKHSGLSVFAGVGERTREGNDFYHEMQEAGVVDVENFTNSKVAMVYGQMNEPPGNRLRVALTGLTMAEYFRDQKDENGKGKDVLLFVDNIYRYTLAGTEVSALLGRMPSAVGYQPTLAEEMGVLQERITSTQTGSITSIQAVYVPADDLTDPSPATTFAHLDATVVLSRDIASQGIYPAIDPLDSTSRQLDPLVIGEEHYNVARGVQEVLQRYKELKDIIAILGMDELSEEDKMVVYRARKIQRFLSQPFHVAEVFTGAPGKYVSLRDTISSFRDILDGKYDDLPEQAFYMAGSIDEVVAKAEKMKSAA
- a CDS encoding response regulator, whose translation is MSTNEEEQTPRILIVEDDERLAMLTQDYLVKNGMDVAIETDGNRAIRRIINEQPDLVVLDVMLPGSDGLTVCREVRPHYHSPILMLTARTEDMDQVLGLEMGADDYVAKPAQPRVLLARIRALLRRSENAPSEEVPQRLEFGELVIDNGGRSVTLNGELVDFTSAEYDLLWLLASNAGRILSREDIFERLRGIEYDGQDRSIDVRISRIRPKIGDDPENPKRIKTVRSKGYLFVKEGN